The Fusobacterium russii ATCC 25533 sequence TAATTTCCTATATGATTCCCTCATTAACTCTGGCAGGAGAATATGAAGATATAGAAGAAATGGACGAGCTTATTAAACAATATTATCAGGCTGAAAACTCACAGGATTTTAAGTTGGAAGAAATTAAGGAAGATATTTTGGAAAGGGCATTTAAATATAATTATAACTTAGATATGAATATTGATAGGGAAGAAGCAAAAAATAACTATAAAATATTTATTAATAAACTACATTCATATATTGAGGAACTTAAATCATCAACTATTAAAGACGGTTTACATATTCTCGGAGAAGCAGCAAGTGGGCATAGATGTGCTACTTTAATTCAATCTCTTTTAAGAATTGATAACTGTGGTATGCTTGCCGGAGATAAAGCTGTAGGGAAAGCATTGGGCTATGATATAGACGAACTAATAGATAATCCACATATATTAAAAAATGGAAAAAGTAACTTAATGATATTAGATGATATAAGAAATATAACTACTGATGTAATAAAAGAAATTATATATTCAGATCAAAATATGGAAAAAGATATATTTAAAAATGAATATTTAAATTATAATGTCAAAGAAAAAAATTATTTAAAAATATTGAGGAAGAATATTGTAGAGATAATATTGCCTAAAATAAAGGAAACATATAGGGAAAAATTAAGTACAGTCAAAGGGGCTGAGGGGAAATTTATTCTTCCGGGACAGTCGGGATGTCCAACTAGAGGTAACATAGATATTTTACCTACCGGAACAAATTTTTACTCAATAGATCCAAATAAAATTCCATCCAGAGCTGCATGGAAAGTGGGTAAAAAATTAGCTGATCAGCTTATTGAAAGATATATTTCAGAGGAAGGGAAAATTCCACAGAGTATTGCAATGATAATCTATAGTGGGCAAACTATGAAAACTAATGGAGATGATATAGCAGAAGCTCTCTATTTGATGGGAGTTAGACCTATATGGTTAAATAATGGTGATAGAGTTATAGGGCTTGAAATAATACCTTATGAAGAGCTTAAAAGACCTAGAATAGATGTAACATTGAGGATAACAGGTCTATTTAGAGATACATTTCCAATATTAATAAGATTAGTGGAAGAAGCTGTGAATTTAGTATCTCAGTTAGATGAGTCGGAAGATATAAATTATATTAGAAAAAATATGAATGAGGAAATAAAAGAACTGCTAGAGCAGGGCTATTCTTTAGAGGAATCAGAAAAACTATCTAAGATGAGAATTTTCGGTTGCCCACCGGGAACTTATGGTGCAGGAGTTGGAGTATTAATTTATTCTAAACAATGGAAAACTAGAGAGGATTTAGGAAGGGCATATATAAATTGGAGTTCTCATGCTTACGGAGCTAGTTATCACGGAGAAAAGGTTGAAAATGTTTTTTCACAAAGATTAAAAAAGTCCGAAGTAACAGTTAAAAATGAAAGTTCAGTTGAAATTGATATGTTGGAAAGTGATGACTATTTTGTTTATCATGGAGGTTTAGTTGCAGCTATTAAATATGTCAGTGGTAAAAATCCTCGATCATATAGTGGAGATACAAGTAATCCTGATAGAGTGAAATTAAAAAGTATAAAAGAAGAAACTGCAAGAATAATGAGAAGCAGAATTGTAAATCCAAAGTGGTTTGAAGGTTTAAAAAGACATGGATATAAAGGAGCACAGGAAGTAAGCGGAGCAGTTGATATAGTTTTTGGCTGGGATGCAACAGCAGAGGTTGTTGAAGATTGGATGTATGATAAAATAAGTGAATGTTACATTGAGAATAAAGAAAATAGAGAATGGCTGGAACAACATAATCCACATGCTGTGCTTAATATAAGTGAAAGATTATTGGAGGCAAATCAAAGAAATATGTGGAATGCCTCTCAAGAAAAGTTGGAAATACTTAGAAAAATTTATTTGAATGTAGAAGGAGATGTCGAAGCTCATGAAGAATAATAGGCAGGAGAAAATAAAATATCTTGTTCTATGGGTTGCAGATAGCTGTAATCTAAATTGTAAGTATTGTTATGCCAGCCCTAATTTTTCAAATAAATTAATGACTTTTGAAATTGCAAAAAAGGCTATTGAATTATATGCTGATAAAAGTTTTACTTTGATTTTGGCTGGGGGAGAACCTCTTTTAAATTTTCCTCTTATAGAAGAAGTATATAACTATATCAAAAATAATAAAGCATACAAGGTAAAAATTGGAATGCAAACCAATGGTACACTTATAAGTGAAAGAATAGCTAAGAAGCTTTCAGAAATGGATATTAATATAGGTGTGAGTTTTGATGGTAACATGGAAGTAAATGAAAGTTTAAGAGGTGGAACAAAGGAAACTTTAAGGGGAATTAAATTACTTGGCTACTATAATAAAAATATAAATTTAAATGCAGTTCTGAATAATAAAAATATAAACAGCTTAGAAAATTTGGTGGACATTGCCTATTATTTAGGGAATGTAAATGCAGTAGGTTTAGATTTGCTAAGGGTTGCAGGTAATTGTTTGAAACAGGAAAATATAGAAATAGGCACAGCAGATGATGAGGATATTTATATTAATTTAAAAAAAGCTAATCAGAGAGTACAGCTTTTAGAAAAGTTGACAAGTAAGAAAGTTGTAATCAGAGAAATTGAGGATATAAAAATGAGAAAGTGCAGTGCTTGCAATACAGAAAACTATTGTTATTCTTCACTGGGAAGAGCTATGGTTGTAACAGCAAATGGCGACACTTATCCCTGTAGTTCTTTTGTTGGTAATAAAGACTATTATATGGGAAATATAAATGATGAAATAAGTATAAAAAAACTGAATTCTGGGAAATATGAAAGATGTATACACTGTGAATATCAAAAAATTTGTAAAGGTTGCTGTCCGTCCAGAATGATTTTTAATGAGGAATATGGTTTGGAAGACAAAGATTGTGTCTTAAGAAAAGCGATTTTTAAAATATTAGAAGAAAATGAAGGAAGGGAGAACTTTAATGCCTAGAGAATATTTATATCCTTTCACAGCTATAGTGGGACAGGAAAAAATGAAAGAAGCTCTTATTTTAAATATAATAAATCCTAGTTTAGGCGGAGTCCTAATAAGGGGGGAAAAAGGGACAGCGAAATCCACTTTAGTGAGAGGGCTTGTTAATTTATTAGCTGAACGCGAAGAAAATTCATGTGAATTTAACTGCGATCCCAAAAGAGTGGATGATTTTTGTTCTGAGTGTAATGAGAAGTACATAAGAGGAGAGGAGATAGAAAAACATATTTCACATATGAGGGTAATAAATCTTCCCATAAGTGCAACTGAAGACAGAGTAGTTGGGACATTAGATATAGAGCATGCTATAAAAAGTGGTGAGAAAAAATTTGAAAAAGGGATTTTAGCACAAAGTAACAGAAATATTTTATATGTTGATGAAATAAATCTTTTGGATGATCATATTGTAGATATTTTACTTGATTCTGCTGCGATGGGAATAAATATAATAGAGAGAGAAGGCATATCTTTTTCACATCCTGCTAAATTTATTCTGGTCGGAACAATGAATCCAGAAGAGGGGGATTTAAGACCTCAATTACTTGATAGATTTGGACTTGTTGTAGATGTCATAGGTGAGAGAGAAAGCAGTAAAAGAGTTGAGGTTATAAAAAGAAGATTGGAATTTGAAGCAGAACCGGAAAAATTTATAAAAAAATATTTAAAAGAAGAAGAAACTTTAAAAGCTAAGATTGAAAACAGTAAAAAAATTTTAAAAAATATTAAATGCAGTGATGAAATGTATGAACTTGCTGCCAAAATATCAATTAGTTTAAAGGTAGATGGTCATAGAGCAGATATAGCAGTTATAAAAACAGCTAAAACGATAGCTGCTTTTGAAGGTAGAGAAGAAATTATAAAAGAAGACATGTTAAGAGCCGCAGTTTTAGCACTACCGCATAGAATGAGAAAGACTCCTTTTGAGGACGGAATTTTAGATGAGGCACAGATAGAAAAATTAATGGATAGTTTAAGTATATGAGGTGGAAGTATGGTATTTCCTTTTGTAGCAGTAGAAGGTCAAGAAAAAATAAAAAAAGCATTGTTACTTAATGTAATTAATGAAAAGATTGGAGGACTTTTAATAAATGGAGAAAAAGGAACAGCCAAGTCAACTTTAGTTAGAGGCTTAGAGAAAATTTTAATGCATAAAAAAATAATAAATTTACCTCTCAATATAACAGAGGATAATTTAGTCGGCAGTATAGATATTGAAAAAACTCTTAAAAGTGGAAAAAAAGTTTTTCAAGAAGGATTATTAAAGAAATGTCATGGGAATATTCTCTATATAGATGAAATTAATCTTCTAGGTGAAAGTATAATCAACACTATTTTAGAAGTAATCTCAAGAGAAACGAATTATGTTGAAAGAGAAGGTATATCTTTTTCACATCCAGCAAAATTTATCTTAATTGGGTCAATGAATCCTGAAGAAGGGGATTTGAGAGCTCAACTTTTAGATAAATTTGGTCTCTATGTCAATGCAATAGCTTCTGATAATATTTTAGAAAGAGTAAATATAGTAAAAAAAAGACTGCAATATGAAGAAGATCCTTTAAAGTTTTCAAATAGCTATTTTGAAGCAGAAGAATTTTTAAAAGAAAAGATAAGCTATGCTAAAGAAAAATTAAAAATTATAAAAGTTAGTGAACAGATTATGACTATAGCTGTAAAAATGGTTGAAGAGGCAAATTGTTTAGGAAATAGAGCAGAGACTATTTTAATAGAAACAGCTAAAGCCATTGCAGCATTTGACAAGAGAACTTACCTTAATATTGACGATTTGAAAGAGGCTGCAAGCTTTGTTCTTCCACATAGGACGAATCCTAAAAATGAAACTATTTCTAATGAACAGAGGGATAAAAATTCCAATAATGATAATAATGTTGATAATAAAAATGAAAATAAAGATGACAGAGGAGATCAAAAAAATTCCGGAGAAAATAATAATTTTAATGAAAATTCTCAGAATAATAGAGAAAGTAATATTAATGAAGAAGAACAGAATGAGGAAAATAATTTACAAAAAGAAACTGAAAATGAAAATTCAATGGAAAATAATGAAGAAAATTTTGATATAGGAGAAATATTTAAGACAAAAGAGATATTTTTAAATGATACTAAAGACAGCTATAAAAGAAATGGAACTGGTAAAAGATGTAAAACCAGATCAGATTCACAACATGGAAGATATATAAAAAGCACTATACCCAAAGGGAAAATAAAAGATTTCGCATTAGATGCAAGCATAAGAGCTGCTGCTCCATTTCAATTTAATAAAAACAATAAAGCACTAATGATAGAAATAAAAAAAGAACATATAAGAGTTAAACAGAGAGAAAAAAGGACAGGCATTTCAATATTGTTTGTGGTGGATTCAAGTGGCTCAATGGGAGTTAAAAAAAGAATGGAGGCTGTCAAAGGAGCTATCTTATCATTATTAAAAGATGCATATGAAAAAAGAGATAGAGTAGGAATGGTATCTTTTAGAAGAGATAGGGCAGAGGAACTTCTACCCTTTACAAGAAGTATTGATTTAGCTCAAAAAAAGTTAGAAAAATTGTCAACGGGAGGAAAAACACCTTTGGCTGAAGGATTGAAAAAAGCATACAACATTGTTAAAAAGGAATTAAAAAAAGACAAGAAAAGTCTTCCTGTTATT is a genomic window containing:
- the cobN gene encoding cobaltochelatase subunit CobN: MFKIVFITSMFDNIYSINKVSHDLLNEYKNQFEFKYYKAAEIDSSSEKYLALIKDSKDSNLICIMLHGGISSFKKFLKIREELKDKVPFFIHSTIEDENREFTSKSALSPLVQDKLSKYYLLGGEKNYRNMLLYAANSLANTNYEIEEYIFPKWEGIYDYSKENNLTEKEEADYLNDLLEEKNVIALAVHGKEWQNKKIKVINKFVEEIEREGGKALVVFTNSVPNPEIKSRGTRWVINNYFKRNGEIIPKVIINLIAYSQSIFDQPGDGTAMVDKSIFEDLGIPVIQAMSSYQNRETWENDIRGLDSMSLTSSVYYPEFDGQIISVTCCTHEIVVDEFGENTYFLPIDERINKIARMAMGWSRLANKENKDKKVAIILHNMPPRNDMIGCAFGLDTPNSVYNMVETFSEMGIPTDYKFTNGDEIIQRIIKTVSNEQKWLSADKVLERSIDTIDKEKYSKWFLNLNPKIKDKIQEQWGEPPGEFMVYEDLLPIPGILNGNIFIGLQPARGMMERAEELYHNTDFIIPHQYYSFYKWIKEEFKADVIYHVGTHGTLEWLPGKEVGLCDSSCPDFNIDDIPHLYDYSINITGEGLQAKRRSYAALISYMIPSLTLAGEYEDIEEMDELIKQYYQAENSQDFKLEEIKEDILERAFKYNYNLDMNIDREEAKNNYKIFINKLHSYIEELKSSTIKDGLHILGEAASGHRCATLIQSLLRIDNCGMLAGDKAVGKALGYDIDELIDNPHILKNGKSNLMILDDIRNITTDVIKEIIYSDQNMEKDIFKNEYLNYNVKEKNYLKILRKNIVEIILPKIKETYREKLSTVKGAEGKFILPGQSGCPTRGNIDILPTGTNFYSIDPNKIPSRAAWKVGKKLADQLIERYISEEGKIPQSIAMIIYSGQTMKTNGDDIAEALYLMGVRPIWLNNGDRVIGLEIIPYEELKRPRIDVTLRITGLFRDTFPILIRLVEEAVNLVSQLDESEDINYIRKNMNEEIKELLEQGYSLEESEKLSKMRIFGCPPGTYGAGVGVLIYSKQWKTREDLGRAYINWSSHAYGASYHGEKVENVFSQRLKKSEVTVKNESSVEIDMLESDDYFVYHGGLVAAIKYVSGKNPRSYSGDTSNPDRVKLKSIKEETARIMRSRIVNPKWFEGLKRHGYKGAQEVSGAVDIVFGWDATAEVVEDWMYDKISECYIENKENREWLEQHNPHAVLNISERLLEANQRNMWNASQEKLEILRKIYLNVEGDVEAHEE
- a CDS encoding radical SAM/SPASM domain-containing protein, with the translated sequence MKNNRQEKIKYLVLWVADSCNLNCKYCYASPNFSNKLMTFEIAKKAIELYADKSFTLILAGGEPLLNFPLIEEVYNYIKNNKAYKVKIGMQTNGTLISERIAKKLSEMDINIGVSFDGNMEVNESLRGGTKETLRGIKLLGYYNKNINLNAVLNNKNINSLENLVDIAYYLGNVNAVGLDLLRVAGNCLKQENIEIGTADDEDIYINLKKANQRVQLLEKLTSKKVVIREIEDIKMRKCSACNTENYCYSSLGRAMVVTANGDTYPCSSFVGNKDYYMGNINDEISIKKLNSGKYERCIHCEYQKICKGCCPSRMIFNEEYGLEDKDCVLRKAIFKILEENEGRENFNA
- a CDS encoding ATP-binding protein, coding for MPREYLYPFTAIVGQEKMKEALILNIINPSLGGVLIRGEKGTAKSTLVRGLVNLLAEREENSCEFNCDPKRVDDFCSECNEKYIRGEEIEKHISHMRVINLPISATEDRVVGTLDIEHAIKSGEKKFEKGILAQSNRNILYVDEINLLDDHIVDILLDSAAMGINIIEREGISFSHPAKFILVGTMNPEEGDLRPQLLDRFGLVVDVIGERESSKRVEVIKRRLEFEAEPEKFIKKYLKEEETLKAKIENSKKILKNIKCSDEMYELAAKISISLKVDGHRADIAVIKTAKTIAAFEGREEIIKEDMLRAAVLALPHRMRKTPFEDGILDEAQIEKLMDSLSI
- a CDS encoding VWA domain-containing protein, translated to MVFPFVAVEGQEKIKKALLLNVINEKIGGLLINGEKGTAKSTLVRGLEKILMHKKIINLPLNITEDNLVGSIDIEKTLKSGKKVFQEGLLKKCHGNILYIDEINLLGESIINTILEVISRETNYVEREGISFSHPAKFILIGSMNPEEGDLRAQLLDKFGLYVNAIASDNILERVNIVKKRLQYEEDPLKFSNSYFEAEEFLKEKISYAKEKLKIIKVSEQIMTIAVKMVEEANCLGNRAETILIETAKAIAAFDKRTYLNIDDLKEAASFVLPHRTNPKNETISNEQRDKNSNNDNNVDNKNENKDDRGDQKNSGENNNFNENSQNNRESNINEEEQNEENNLQKETENENSMENNEENFDIGEIFKTKEIFLNDTKDSYKRNGTGKRCKTRSDSQHGRYIKSTIPKGKIKDFALDASIRAAAPFQFNKNNKALMIEIKKEHIRVKQREKRTGISILFVVDSSGSMGVKKRMEAVKGAILSLLKDAYEKRDRVGMVSFRRDRAEELLPFTRSIDLAQKKLEKLSTGGKTPLAEGLKKAYNIVKKELKKDKKSLPVIILLSDGKANFSLYDKEPLGESLELAKKIRDEKIKCVVIDTEEGFIKLELAKTLSENMGADYYKLDNIKSEDLVEFVKTKFS